A single region of the Parasphingorhabdus litoris DSM 22379 genome encodes:
- a CDS encoding FMN-binding glutamate synthase family protein, translating to MADGILSVLSTLTFILVFLLGLGLAGVIVLFFIDITQKQDAVRRNYPVIGRFRHLFSSLGEFFRQYFFAMDREEMPFNRAEREWVERAAKGTGNTIAFGSTKNLDPAGTPIFVNCPFPTLEKDAAETATCTLGPYCEKPFEAKSLFNISAMSFGALSVPAVQALSHGAKMAGCWMNTGEGGLSPYHLEGGCDIVFQIGTAKYGVRNDDGSLNDEKLRAIADHEQVRMFEIKMSQGAKPGKGGILPAAKVTETIAKVRGIPEGKASISPNRHPEINSVEDMLDFVDHVRKVTGKPTGIKAVVGAYGWIESLCEEIHRRGIESAPDFFTLDGGDGGTGAAPMPLMDNVGLQLDESLPMLSDIFHKYGLRERIRIIASGKRVTPSEVAWAICAGADFVNSARGFMFSLGCIQAMKCNKNTCPTGITTHDPRLQRGLDPTDKKVKVANYCKSLVHEVEVLAHSCGVDEPRQLGRKHVRIVQDSGMSIPLDEIHPRPEVVRNFKVIDPVSG from the coding sequence ATGGCTGATGGCATCTTGAGCGTTTTGAGCACGCTGACATTCATTTTGGTTTTCTTGCTTGGCCTTGGTCTGGCTGGCGTGATCGTTCTGTTTTTCATCGACATCACCCAAAAACAGGATGCTGTCCGCCGCAACTATCCCGTCATCGGCCGGTTCCGTCATCTGTTCAGCAGTCTCGGAGAGTTTTTCCGGCAATATTTCTTTGCCATGGACCGAGAAGAAATGCCCTTTAACCGGGCGGAGCGAGAATGGGTGGAGCGGGCAGCGAAAGGCACTGGCAACACTATTGCTTTTGGTTCAACCAAAAATCTCGACCCCGCGGGCACACCGATTTTTGTCAACTGCCCATTTCCGACGCTGGAAAAAGATGCGGCGGAAACAGCGACATGCACATTGGGTCCCTATTGCGAGAAACCTTTTGAAGCCAAATCGTTGTTCAACATTTCCGCGATGAGTTTCGGCGCGCTGTCTGTCCCTGCTGTGCAAGCCTTGTCCCATGGCGCGAAAATGGCAGGATGTTGGATGAATACAGGGGAGGGCGGTTTGTCCCCTTATCATCTTGAAGGTGGCTGCGATATCGTCTTCCAGATTGGTACTGCCAAATATGGCGTGCGCAATGATGATGGCAGTCTGAATGACGAGAAGCTGCGCGCCATTGCCGATCACGAACAGGTTCGTATGTTCGAGATTAAAATGTCGCAGGGCGCAAAACCGGGAAAAGGCGGTATTTTGCCGGCTGCAAAGGTTACGGAAACAATTGCCAAAGTGCGCGGTATTCCGGAAGGCAAAGCATCCATTTCTCCTAATCGTCATCCCGAAATTAACAGCGTGGAAGACATGCTCGATTTTGTAGACCATGTCCGCAAAGTCACGGGCAAGCCTACCGGTATCAAAGCCGTCGTCGGTGCCTATGGCTGGATAGAGAGTCTTTGCGAGGAAATTCATCGGCGCGGAATAGAAAGTGCTCCGGATTTCTTTACGCTGGATGGCGGCGACGGTGGGACAGGCGCTGCGCCGATGCCATTGATGGACAATGTGGGATTGCAATTGGACGAGAGCCTGCCGATGCTATCGGATATTTTCCATAAATATGGCTTGCGGGAGCGCATACGGATTATCGCGTCGGGAAAAAGGGTTACGCCGAGCGAGGTCGCTTGGGCCATTTGCGCGGGTGCGGATTTTGTGAATAGCGCCCGTGGCTTCATGTTTTCACTGGGATGTATTCAAGCAATGAAATGCAACAAGAATACATGTCCAACCGGCATTACGACGCATGATCCGCGATTACAGCGTGGGCTGGATCCAACCGACAAGAAGGTCAAGGTTGCCAATTATTGCAAGAGCCTAGTGCACGAAGTCGAGGTGCTGGCGCATAGCTGCGGCGTTGATGAACCCCGTCAACTGGGGCGCAAACATGTTCGCATTGTTCAGGATAGCGGCATGTCCATCCCTCTGGATGAAATCCATCCACGACCAGAGGTTGTAAGAAATTTCAAGGTGATAGACCCGGTCTCTGGATAA
- a CDS encoding class I SAM-dependent methyltransferase, which produces MTKKLIFAGIATGLLASAAVPALANAQKNDGVAHSDSALTAAIGHERRNDDKARDVYRNPAQTLAFFQIKPTHTVAEYGPGGGWYTRILLPYLNTNGKYIAVNGNSDSINFSSRAREGRSKSWPERFPDAASKWTGVSADKITAFESDEVPEEMKGTIDRVVIFRSLHGMMNGARADSELQNLREILADDGMIGVVQHRANDDAPYAMSKGTKGYLKQSSVVALFELNGFELVDSSEINANPKDTKDYEKGVWTLPPVLTNKDQDRAKYQAIGESDRMTLLFRKRP; this is translated from the coding sequence ATGACGAAAAAGCTTATTTTTGCCGGTATTGCGACAGGATTATTGGCAAGTGCGGCCGTGCCTGCACTAGCAAATGCGCAGAAAAATGATGGCGTTGCGCATAGTGACTCTGCGCTGACAGCTGCGATCGGTCATGAGCGGCGAAACGATGATAAGGCGCGAGATGTTTATCGCAATCCTGCCCAGACTCTTGCCTTTTTTCAGATCAAACCCACGCACACGGTAGCGGAATATGGTCCAGGCGGCGGCTGGTATACGCGGATATTACTTCCCTATTTGAACACCAACGGAAAATATATCGCCGTCAACGGCAATAGCGACAGCATCAATTTTAGCAGCCGAGCGCGGGAAGGACGGTCGAAAAGTTGGCCGGAACGTTTCCCAGACGCTGCATCCAAATGGACCGGCGTGTCGGCCGATAAGATTACAGCTTTTGAAAGTGACGAAGTGCCAGAAGAAATGAAAGGCACGATTGATCGAGTCGTCATTTTCCGTTCGCTGCATGGCATGATGAATGGCGCCCGTGCCGATTCTGAACTCCAAAATCTGCGTGAAATTCTAGCAGATGATGGCATGATCGGGGTTGTGCAACATCGTGCGAACGACGACGCACCCTATGCCATGTCCAAGGGGACCAAAGGCTATTTGAAGCAGTCATCGGTTGTCGCTCTGTTCGAGTTGAATGGCTTTGAACTGGTGGATTCGTCTGAGATCAATGCCAATCCAAAAGATACAAAAGACTATGAGAAGGGCGTGTGGACTTTGCCGCCCGTTCTGACCAACAAGGACCAAGACAGGGCAAAATATCAAGCGATCGGCGAATCTGATCGTATGACTTTGTTGTTCAGGAAA
- a CDS encoding agmatine deiminase family protein translates to MRWPAEWEPHEAVWIGFPGNREEWPEQLAEAQREVAAFANAICDNGNGEHVRLVCRDSGDADHASELVDHKVAILVQPFGDIWLRDTGPIITVGEDRRAHDFGFNGWGRKFEMAGDQDIGRRLAEEAGLAVSKHDWILEGGAIDGDGAGRLITTEQCLLNPNRNQNLTKDLVHQKLQQALNIEHICWLGDGLMADHTDGHVDNLARFVSAGKVTIPKARNADDTNADIYNDAANRAETAGLDVVRIPSVGLYEIDGDIAPASYINFYIGNTIVAVPQYGASSDGEAVQAIAELFPDRRVVGLSSTALLRGGGSFHCISQQIPQL, encoded by the coding sequence ATGAGATGGCCAGCCGAGTGGGAGCCGCATGAAGCGGTCTGGATCGGGTTTCCTGGCAATCGAGAAGAGTGGCCTGAGCAATTAGCGGAGGCGCAGCGTGAAGTTGCGGCCTTCGCCAATGCCATTTGTGACAATGGCAATGGCGAGCACGTTAGGCTTGTTTGCCGAGATTCTGGTGATGCCGATCATGCGTCCGAATTGGTTGATCACAAGGTCGCTATTCTTGTTCAGCCCTTTGGCGATATCTGGTTGCGCGATACCGGTCCGATCATAACAGTTGGTGAGGATAGGCGGGCCCATGATTTCGGCTTTAATGGCTGGGGTCGGAAGTTTGAAATGGCGGGTGATCAAGATATCGGGCGTCGCCTTGCCGAAGAGGCCGGACTAGCCGTCTCCAAGCATGACTGGATATTAGAAGGCGGCGCAATTGACGGAGATGGGGCCGGACGTCTCATCACCACAGAACAATGTCTTCTTAATCCTAACCGCAACCAAAATTTAACCAAGGATCTAGTGCATCAGAAATTGCAGCAAGCGCTCAATATCGAGCATATCTGTTGGCTTGGCGACGGGTTGATGGCTGATCATACCGATGGTCACGTCGACAATCTGGCGCGCTTTGTGTCAGCGGGAAAAGTGACTATTCCGAAAGCTCGTAACGCCGATGATACCAATGCTGATATCTACAACGATGCCGCAAACCGAGCGGAGACGGCAGGTCTGGACGTTGTCCGGATTCCATCGGTTGGCCTATATGAAATTGACGGTGACATTGCGCCAGCCAGCTATATAAATTTCTATATCGGAAACACCATTGTCGCCGTTCCGCAATATGGCGCGAGCTCAGACGGCGAAGCTGTGCAAGCCATTGCCGAACTGTTCCCTGATCGCAGAGTTGTCGGCCTTTCCAGCACCGCATTGCTGCGTGGCGGCGGTAGTTTCCATTGCATCTCTCAGCAAATCCCGCAGCTTTGA